AGGGCTTTCGAAGGCGCTCGTGGAGCAGTTCGGCGGTGAGGTGCCCGGCAGGCTGGAGGACCTCGTCAAGTTGCCCGGCGTCGGCCGCAAGACCGCCTTCGTCGTGCTCGGCAACGCCTTCGGCCGCCCCGGCATCACCGTGGACACCCACTTCCAGCGGCTCGTGCGGCGCTGGCAGTGGACCGCGGAGACCGATCCCGACAAGATCGAGGCCGCCGTGGCAGCGCTCTTCCCGAAGAGCGACTGGACCGACCTCTCGCACCACGTCATCTGGCACGGCCGCCGCATCTGCCACGCCCGCAAGCCCGCCTGCGGCGCCTGCCCCATCGCCCCGCTCTGCCCGGCCTACGGCGAGGGCGAGACGGACCCCGAGAAGGCCAAGAAGCTCCTGAAGTACGAGAAGGGCGGCTTCCCGGGCCAGCGCCTCAACCCGCCGCAGGCCTACCTGGACGCCGGCGGCAGGGCGGCGCCGCCGCTGGGCGCCGGATGACGGACCGGACACGCCGGCGCGAGGAACGATCAAGGGCCTGCCGGGCGTTGGAACGGGCAGGACGACGGGGGTGGCGATGACACGAGCGAGCGATACGCAGGGCGGGCCGGTGACACTCAGCAAGGAGGGCCTGCCCGACTGGCTCGGCCCGGTGGTGCGGGCCGTGGAGACGGTGCAGCCGCTTCAGCTGAGCCGCTTCCTGCCGCCCGAGGACGGCGCGGGCCGGCAGTCGGCCGTGCTCGTCCTGTTCGGCGAGGGTGAACGCGGTCCCGAACTGCTGCTCATGGAGCGGGCGGGCTCCCTCAGGTCGCACGCGGGACAGCCGTCCTTCCCCGGCGGCGCCCTCGACCCCGAGGACGGCGACCCGCACACCGACGGGCCCCTGCGGGCCGCTCTGCGCGAGGCCGAGGAGGAGACCGGACTCGACCCGTCCGGCGTGCAGCTCTTCGGCGTGCTGCCCAAGCTGTACATCCCGGTCAGCGGCTTCGTGGTGACACCGGTGATGGGGTGGTGGCGCGAGCCGAGCCCGGTCGCCGCGGTCGATCCGAACGAGACGGCGAGGGTCTTCACCGTCCCCGTGGCGGATCTCACGGACCCGGCCAACCGCGCCACCACGGTGCACCCCAGCGGGCACCGAGGTCCGGCATTCCTGGTCGAATCGGCCCTCGTATGGGGGTTCACGGCCGGGATCATCGACCGTCTGCTGCACTACTCCGGCTGGGAGCGCCCCTGGGACCGGGAGAAGCAGGTCCCGCTCGACTGGCGGTCATGACAGGGTGTCCACCGTGAATGTGCTGGACATCCTGTTGCTGGTCGCCGCCGTGTGGTTCGCGATCGTCGGCTATCGCCAGGGCTTCGTCGTCGGCATCCTGTCGGTGATCGGCTTCCTGGGCGGCGGTCTCGTAGCGGTCTACACACTGCCCGTCGTCTGGGACGCGCTGACCGACAACGCGGAGGTGAGCACCACAGCCGCCGTGGTCGCGGTCGTCGTCGTGATCGTCTGCGCCTCCGTGGGGCAGGCCCTCACCACCCACCTCGGCAACAAGCTGCGCCGGTACATCACCTGGTCCCCGGCCCGCGCCCTGGACGCCACCGGCGGCGCCCTCGTCAACGTCGTCGCGATGCTCCTGGTGGCCTGGCTGATCGGCTCCGCCCTCGCCGGCACGACCCTGCCGACGCTCGGCAAGGAGGTGCGCAGCTCCAAGGTGCTCCTCGGAGTCTCCCGGGCGCTGCCCAACCAGGCCGACACCTGGTTCGCCGACTTCTCCTCGGTCCTCGCGCAGAACGGCTTCCCGCAGGTCTTCAGCCCGTTTTCGAACGAGCCGATCACCGACGTCCGGCCCCCGGACCCGGCCCTCGCCAACAGTCCCGTGGCCACGCGCGCGAAGAAGTCCATCGTCAAGGTCATGGGCACCGCCACGAGCTGCGGCAAGGTCCTGGAGGGCTCCGGCTTCGTCTTCGGCGACCGCCGCGTCATGACCAACGCGCACGTGGTCGGCGGCGTCGACGAGCCCACCGTCCAGATAGGCGGCGAGGGCAGGAAGTACGACGCCACGGTCGTCCTCTACGACTGGCACCGCGACATCGCCGTCCTCGACGTGCCCGACCTCAAGGCGCCCGCCCTGAAGTTCTCGGCGACCGACGCCAGGAGCGGCGACGGCGCGATCATCGCGGGCTTCCCCGAGAACGGCTCGTACGACGTCCGCGCCGCACGCGTGCGTGGCCGCATCCCGGCCAACGGCCCGGACATCTACCATCGCGGCACCGTGCGCCGGGACGTGTACTCGCTGTACGCGACCGTCCGCCAGGGCAACTCCGGCGGACCGCTGCTCACCCCCCAGGGGGAGGTGTACGGCGTGGTGTTCGCCAAGTCCCTCGACGACGCCGACACCGGCTACGCGCTCACCGCGGACGAGATCCAGGAGGACATCGCCCAGGGGCGCAGCGCGAACCAGCAGGTCGACAGCGACAGTTGCGCGCTGTAGACGTCGTACGGGAACCCGGTGAATGAAGGGGCGTCAGCCGCGCGGGTGACGCAGGCGTACCGAGACCCATCGGGCCCGGCGGCGCAGGATGCGCGGAATGCCCACCCGGAGGTCCGTACCCTGCATCTGCGGGGTGCCTCCTCGCTGGTGGGGGCTCAGGCCGGTGGCCGAGCGGCGATTGCGAACTGCGTCACTGTAGTCGTGCGTCCAGCCCATACCCGGACGTCTGCCCCTGCCCCAAGGTCGATAACCGCCCCCACGGCCCCCAATTGGCCTATGCGTCAGGCAATTGGCTGTTCGTAGGACAGGTGTTCAGTTCCGGATACTGGGCGCGACGGAACGATCACCGATCGGGCTCGGGATCCTTGAGCCAGTTGATCAGTTCGGCCGAGAAGGCGGCCGGATCCTCCTCGTGCGGGAAGTGCCCGAGCCCGTCGAACAGCCGCCAGCGGTAGGGCGCTTCGACGTACTCGCCGGAGCCGGCCGCGCTGCGGGTGCGCATCACGGGGTCCAGGGAGCCGTGCAGGTGCAGGGTCGGAACCCGCAGCGGCCGCTTCATCCGCCGGTTGAACTGGATGCCGTCCGGCCGGGCCAGGGAGCGCACCATCCACCGGTACGGCTCCACCGAGCAGTGGGCCGTGGACGGGATGCACATCGCGCGCCGGTAGGTGTCCAGCGTCTCGTCGTCCGGCTGGCGGGGGCCGGACCACTCCCGGATCAGCTCGGCCACCTGCGCCCCGTCGTCGGCGGTGAGCTGCCGCTCGGGGATCCAGGGGCGCTGGAACCCCCAGATGTAGGAACCGGCGCGCGTCTGCTTGACGTCGGTGACCATCGCCGAGCGCCAGCGCCGCGGATGCGGCATGGACGTGACGGCGAGCCGCCGTACCAGCTTCGGGCGCATCACCGCGGCCGTCCACGCCAGGTATCCGCCCAGGTCGTGGCCGACCAGCGCGGCGTCCGGCTCACCGAGGGAGCGGACGACGCCGGTGATGTCGAGGACGAGGTTCGTCGGGTCGTACCCGCGCGGGGTGCGGTCGCTGCCGCCGACGCCCCGCAGGTCCATGGCGACGGCCCGGAAGCCCGCGTCGGCCAGCGCGGTCAGCTGGTGCCGCCAGGTCCACCAGAACTGCGGGAAGCCGTGCAGCAGCAGCACCAGCGGGCCGTCGCCGGCCTCGGCGATGTGGAAGCGGGCGCCGTTCGCGGCGACGTCGCGATGCGTCACCTTCGTCCCGTCGGGGAGGGCGTCCGGCCGTACGACCGAGGTGGGTTGCGCCGATGGTGTGGCGGGATCCGTCATGAGGACGAGCGTGCCACAGCCTCGATGGCCGCGGGGGCGCGGTCCTCGATCGCCGGATGCTCCGGCCGCGGGTGCGGCTTGGCCTTCTGCAGGACGCCCGCGGTCTCCTTCATGGACGCGGCGACCTTCTGCGGGCCCTGGCTCTTCTTCGCCTTCTTGGCGAAGGACATGCCGATGAGCGCGAGCACGGCCGCGACCAGCACGTTCGCCGCGAACGACAGCAGGAAGCAGATCGCCAGGTTCCAGTCGCTCCAGGTGCGGATCCCGTAGGCCAGCGCGAAGTTCAGCATCGGCAGCGAGAACACCAGGACCGCGCCGGCCCCGGTGAACGCGCCGCCGCTCGTCGCGCCGCGCTTGACGTCCTGCTTGAGCTGCGCCTTGGCCAGCGCGATCTCGTCGTGCACCAGCGCCGACAATTCGGTCGTCGCCGAGGCGAACAACTGGCCGATGCTGCGTTCGGCGCCGACCGGGCTGCCGTCGGGTGCGCTCATCGCGATCTCCCTCTTCTGCCTACCGTCTGTGTTCCCACGGAACTTTTGTACGTCGTTCCCACGGAACTTTTGTACCGTCCCGTCAGATCATGCCGGACGGCTGTCATCATCGCCTGCCCCGCCCGGCACTTGGGCAACCGCGCCTCGCTCGGCGGCCTTCTCCTCGGCGATCCGGCGGTGCTCGGCGGCCTTCTTCTCGTGGATCGCCGCCATCCGCAGGTGGTACGCCGGGTCGTCCTCCTCGTAGATGTCCGGGATGCCGTCGGCGTCCTCGTCCCGCTCCTCGGCCTCGCACAGCCTGCGGTACTTGGCGTTGCGGATCTTAAGCAGCACGGTCGCCAGGGTCGCGGCGATGAGGGACCCGGTCAGTACGGCGGCCTTGACCTCGTCGGTCAGTACGGCGTCGCCGTCGAAGGCCAGCTCCCCGATGAGCAGCGACACCGTGAAGCCGATGCCGGCCAGCGTGGCCACCGCGAACACGTCCGCCCACTCGAGATCCCCGCTGAGCGAGGCCCTGGTGAAACGTGCCGTCAGCCAGGTGCCGCCGAAGATCCCGACCGCCTTGCCGACCACGAGCCCCAGCACCACGCCCAGCGTCTCCGGCTTGGTGAACACATCGCCCAGCGCCCCGCCCGAGACGGCGACACCCGCGCTGAACAGCGCGAACAGGGGAACGGCGAGACCCGCCGACAGGGGGCGCACCAGGTGTTCGATCTGCTCCCCGGGGGAGTGTGCCTCGCCCTCGTGGCGGTGGCAGCGCAGCATCAGACCCATGGCGACGCCCGCGATGGTCGCGTGGACCCCGCTGTTGTACATCAGCCCCCAGATGACGAGCGCGAGGGGGGCGTACACGTACCAGCCGCGCACGCCCTTCCTCAGAAGCAGCCAGAAGACCGCGAGCCCCACGACGGCGCCGCCGAGCGCGGCGAAGTCGATGGAGCCGGTGAAGAAGACGGCGATGATCAGGATCGCGAAGAGGTCGTCGACGACGGCGAGGGTGAGCAGGAAGGCGCGCAGGGCGCTCGGCAGGGATGTGCCGATGACGGCGAGCACGGCGAGCGCGAAGGCGATGTCGGTGGCGGTCGGTACCGCCCAGCCCCGGAGGGAGCCGGCGCCGGTGATGTTGGTGAGGGTGTACACGAGCGCCGGTACGGCCATGCCGCACAGGGCCGCGACGACCGGCAGGACGGCGGCCTTGGGGTCGCGCAGGTCACCGGCGACGAGCTCGCGTTTCAGCTCGATGCCGGCCACGAAGAAGAAGACCGCGAGCAGGCCGTCGGCGGCCCAGTGGGCGACCGAGAGGTGCAGTCCGAGGGCAGCCGGGCCGAAGCGGAAGTGGCTGACGCTCTCGTAACTGTCGTGCAGCGCGGGGATGTTCGCCCAGATCAGTGCCGTGACCGCGGCCGCGAGCAGCAGTACGCCACCGACGGTCTCGGTGCGCAGCGCGTCCGCGACGTAGGTCCGTTCGGGCAGGGAGAGGCGTCCGAGGACCTTGCGGGGGGTGCTGCTGCGGGCGGGGGACACGGGGAGACCTCCGGTCGGTGGGCAGGGCAGTGCTCTTCGCCGACCAGACTTCCCGGCACACCTGGAGGATCACGTTTGCTTTGTTTAGTTTACCTAATGGGGGCGTCCGGCGCGCTGTGCCGGACGCCCCCACGGGACGAAGGCCCTCAGTCCTCGCTGGACGCCGCCGGCAGCTTCGACTGGATGAGGTCCATGACGGTGGAGTCCGTCAGCGTGGTGACGTCACCGAGCTGGCGGTTCTCGGCGACGTCGCGCAGCAGGCGGCGCATGATCTTGCCGGAGCGGGTCTTGGGCAGTTCGGCCACCGGCAGGATCCGCTTGGGCTTGGCGATCGGGCCGAGCGTGGCACCGACGTGGTTGCGCAGCTCGGCGATCAGGTCCTCGGTCTCGGCGGCGGTGCCGCGCAGGATGACGAAGGCAACGATCGCCTGTCCGGTGGTCTCGTCCGTCGCGCCGACGACGGCCGCCTCGGCGACCGACGGGTGGGACACCAGCGCCGACTCCACCTCGGTGGTGGAGATGTTGTGCCCGGACACGAGCATCACGTCGTCGACCCGGCCCAGCAGCCAGATGTCGCCGTCGTCGTCCTTCTTCGCGCCGTCGCCGGCGAAGTACTTGCCCTCGAAGCGGGACCAGTACGTGTCGATGAAGCGCTCGTCGTCGCCCCAGATGGTGCGCAGCATCGACGGCCACGGCTCGGTCAGCACCAGGTAGCCACCGCCGCCGTTCGGCACCTCGTTCGCCTCGTCGTCGACGACGGTGGCGGAGATGCCGGGCAGCGGGGTCTGCGCGGAGCCGGGCTTGGCGGCCGTGACGCCGGGCAGCGGCGAGATCATCATCGCGCCGGTCTCGGTCTGCCACCAGGTGTCCACGACCGGCGTGGCGTCGGCGCCGATGTTCTTCCGGTACCAGATCCAGGCCTCGGGGTTGATCGGCTCACCGACGGACCCCAGGACCCGCAGGCTGGACAGGTCGAACTTCGCGGGGATGTCGTCGCCCCACTTCATGAACGTCCGGATCGCGGTCGGCGCCGTGTACAGGATCGTCACGCCGTACTTCTGCACGATCTCCCAGAAGCGGCCCTGGTGCGGGGTGTCCGGGGTGCCCTCGTACATGACCTGCGTGGCACCATTGGCAAGCGGCCCGTAGACGATGTAGGAGTGCCCGGTGACCCAGCCGACGTCGGCCGTGCACCAGTACACGTCCGTCTCCGGCTTGAGGTCGAAGACGGCGTGGTGGGTGTACGCCGTCTGGGTCAGGTAGCCGCCGGAGGTGTGCAGGATGCCCTTCGGCTTACCCGTCGTACCGGACGTGTACAGGATGAACAGCGGGTGCTCGGCGTCGAAGGGCTCCGGCGTGTGCTCGGCCGACTGGCGGTCGACGATCTCGTGCCACCACACGTCCCGGCCCTCGCTCCAGGCGACCTCCTGCCCGGTACGGCGGACCACGAGGACGTGCTCGACGTTGCCCGCCTTGCCGACCGCCTCGTCCACGGCCGGCTTCAGCGCCGACGGCTTGCCGCGCCGGTAGCCGCCGTCGGAGGTGATGACGACGCGCGCGTCGGCGTCCTGGATGCGGGTGGCGAGGGCGTCGGCGGAGAAGCCGCCGAAGACCACGGAGTGGGCGGCGCCGATCCGGGCGCACGCCAGCATCGCGACCGCCGTCTCGGGGATCATCGGCATGTAGATGGCGACCCGGTCGCCGGCCTGGACTCCCAGCTCCAGCAGGGCGTTGGCGGCCTTGCTCACCTCGTCCTTGAGCTCGGCGTAGGTGATGGCGCGGCCGTCGCCCGGCTCGCCCTCGAAGTGGATGGCGACCCGGTCGCCGTTGCCGGCCTCGACATGGCGGTCGACGCAGTTGTAGGCGACGTTGAGCGCGCCGTCCTTGAACCACTTGGCGAACGGCGGGTTCGACCAGTCCAGCGTCTCGGTCGGCTCCTTGGCCCAGGCCAGCCGGCGGGCCTGCTCGGCCCAGAAGCCGAGCCTGTCAGCCTTGGCCTGTTCGTACGCCTCCGCCGTGACGTTGGCGTTGGCTGCCAGGTCGGCGGGGGGCTCGAACCTGCGCTCTTCCTTGAGCAGGTTGGCCAGGCTCTCGTTGCTCACGGCATCTGCCTTTCCCAGGGTGTCCGTTGTGTCCCAGGCCACAGCTCATCAGACCCGAGGGGCCGATGACAAGGGTCGACCGATAATTGGTTTAGACCTGTCATGGGGTGCCGGTCGGGTCGGTTCGGTTGCCGTGGCCTGGGGTCATTCGTACCCACGGAGGCCGACCGGGCGGGGTTCAGCGGTGTAACGCCCTTCACACCGGTCCGGTCGTCGCCGTCGCCGCGGTCACGAGGTCACATCGGCCACCCCCACATGGCCGAACACCTGCTCCTCCCGCGCCCCCGTCAGCAGATATGCCTGTGCCTCGCCCACGTGGAAGTACATCCCGTGCAGCTCCAGCGTCCCCTCCTCAAGGGCTCGCGCCACCGACTCGTGCGCCCGCAGGTGCTCCAACTGCTGTACCACGTTGGTCAGGCACAGCTGCTCCACCGCGTCGGCGGGTGTCCGGCCCGCCAGCCGGGCCCAGGGCCGGTCGGAGTCGGCCATGCGCTCCAGGCTCGGCAGTCCGTTGCGCAGCCATCGCTCGAGCGGCGTCCGCGCGCGCCCGGGCTCGGCGTCGAGCAGCGCCTGCATCGCCCCGCACCCGGAGTGCCCGCACACGGTGACGGACCGCACCTTCAGCACGTCCACCGCGTACTCGATGGCCGCCGCCACCGAGTCGTCGCCGCTCCCCTCGCCCGGCGGCGGCACGAGGTTGCCGACATTGCGCACCACGAACAGGTCTCCCGGACCGCTGGAGGTGATCATCGACGTGACCAGCCGGGAGTCCGCGCAGGTGAGGAAGAGCTGAGAGGGGCGCTGCCCTTCCCGGGCGAGCCTGGCCAGCTCGCCCCGCACGAGCGGTGCGGTCTTGTGCTGGAACGCGCTGATGCCGCGCGCCAGTTGGTGCCCACTGCGGCCGGCCGCCGGAGCCTGGTGAGCGTCGGCCGGGGCGGGCCGGGGGTGCTGGCACTGGTGGTTGCGCCACGGTGTCCAGGGGTGGCAGCGGCAGCCGACGGAGGCGGTCGCATCACCGGCGGCCGTGGTGGTCCCGGGCTCGGCGGCGCGGTCGGCCCCGGGGTCGGCCCCGGGGTCGGGCCCGCCGGTGTTCAGGCCGGTCCGACGGCCGGTCAGTTCCACCGTGCCGCCCTGGGCCGTGTGCGTGTTGCGCCAGTCCTGCAACGACTCGTACGCCGCGTGGTCCATGAACGAACCGTCCAACTCCACGACGGCGTGGGCGCCTCGGGGGACGAGATGCAGGGCCCGGCTGAGCCGGGGCACCGCGAGGAACGTCAACTGGCCCCGGACGCGTACATGGTGGACTCCCTCCTGCTCGTCGTGGGTGATGCGGGTGCGGGCGAGGCGGTGCATGGAGACGGCGACGGCCATGGCGATCCCGAGCAGCACGCCTTGGAGGACGCCGAAAACGACCACGCCGAGTGTGGTGACGGCGTACACCAGCACCTCTCGGTGGCGGGTCACCGTGCGGATGTGGTGCAGGGACACCATCTGGATGCCGACGGCCATCACCAGGGCGGCGAGCGATGCCAGCGGGATGAGCTGCAGAAGCGGGACCAGCAGCAGCGCGGCGATCACTACGAGAACGCCGTGCAGCATCGTGGAGTTCCGGCTCACGGCACCCGCGTTCACATTCGCCGAGCTCCGCACCGCCACTCCGGCCACCGGCAGTCCGCCGAGCGCGCCGGAGACGATGTTGGCGGCCCCCTGCCCGAGCAGCTCGCGGTTGAGGTCGGAGCGTCCGGCCCGGGGCGTCGGTCCCGGCCGGGCGGCGGCGAGCTTGTCGACGGCGACGGCGCCGAGCAGTGACTGCACGCTGCAGACGAGGGTGGTGGTGAGCACGGCGGTCGCCAGGCCGAGCGCCGGGCCCTGGGGAAGTCCGGCCAGGGCGTGGCTGCTCCAGGACGGCAGATCCACCCTGGGCAGGTGCAGGCCGGTGAGGGAGGCGGCCGTGGTGGCGCCGGTGACGGCGATCAGCGCGGCCGGGACGCGGCGCAGGTGTCGTCCCGCTCTGCCGGGGATCCGGGGCCAGAGCAGGAGCAGGGCGAGGGTGAGCACGCTGACGGTCACCGCGGCCGGGTGCACGTTCGCCAGCTGGGCGGGCAGTGCGCGGACGTTGGCGAGGACGGAGCTCTGCGGGGTGCCGCCGAGGACGATGTGCAACTGGGCCACGGCGATGGTGACGCCGATGCCGGCGAGCATGCCGTGCACGATGGCCGGGCTGACGGCGAGGGCGCCGCGGGCCACGCGCAGGCAGCCGAGGCCCAGTTGGGCGAGACCCGCCAGGACCGTGATGGCGCAGGTCGTACGCCAGCCGTAGCGGTGGATGAGGTCGGCGGTGACCACCGTGAGTCCGGCGGCGGGGCCGCTGACCTGGAGTGGGGAGCCGCCGAGCCGGCCGGCGACGAGTCCGCCGACGGCGGCGGCGACCAGGCCGGCCTGGAGCGGCGCGCCGGTGGCGAGGGCGATGCCCAGGGACAGGGGGAGAGCGATCAGGAAGACCGCGACGGACGCGGACACATCGGCACCGTCGATGTGGAAGCGGCGGTGCGGGGGCGTCGGTGGGCTGTGGGACTGGTTCGTGCGCTCGGGCCGAGTGGGGTCGGTGGCGCGGGTGGGTGTGCAGGCTGACATGTTTCCCGTCTCCTCCGGGGCAGCGGTCGCGGATCAGGTGGTCCCCGTCGATGGCGGGGCTCGGGTCGCGGCCGTGGGTCACGGCGTACAGCGGCGGGATGATTCAACGCTCGGTAAACGAATCGTAATTCAGAGTAAAGGTAAGGCATAGACTTTTCTGGCAAATAGAGCATTCAATCACTTGAATGGGTGAAGCGGCTATTTCAGCGGCTTGTCGTACTAATTCCTTCTCGGGTCCGTGCGACCTTGGCGGCGCTGTCGGGCCTGCCCGGCACACCACCAGAGAACGCCCCGTCGGCGTTGGCCTGAGAGAAGGAAGAAGGTGGGCGGAAGATGGCCGCCACCCAGAGGATCGCCGCGTGCGCCGTGATCGCCGCGGCGTGCGCCACCTCACTCGCCGGTTGCGCGATCGGCTCCAACGGTTCCAAGGAAGGTGCCGCCGGCCCGCAGAAGCTCAAGCCGGGCCGCCAGGCCGCCCCCAAGCAGGTCTTCCGCCTGATCGGCGACGGCTCCACCGCTTACACCGGAGCCCAGCCGCACCTGCCGAGACCCGAACGTCTCAAGCCGGGCCAGAAGCCGCCGCAGTTCGTCGTCTTCTCCTGGGACGGGGCGGGCGAGGACAGCCAGAAACTGTTCTCCCACTTCCGCGAGCTGTCCAAGGCCAACCACGCGACGATGACGTACTTCCTCAGCGGCGTGTACATGCTGCCGGAGGACAAGCGGGACCTCTACCGGCCGCCGCAGCACTCGCCGGGCCGCTCCGACATCGGCTTCAACGACGAGAAGGGGATCGCCGACACCGTGAAGCAGCTGCGCCTGGCGTGGCTGGAGGGCAACGAGATCGGCACCCACTTCAACGGTCACTTCTGCGGCAAGAACGGTGGCGTCGGCGAGTGGTCGGTCGACGAGTGGAAGGACGAGATCGCCCAGGCGAAGCAGTTCGTGAAGTCCTGGAAGACGAACGCGGGGATGAAGAAGGCGGCCTCGCTGCCCTTCGACTACGACAAGGAACTCATCGGGGCGCGCACCCCCTGTCTCGAGGGCCAGCAGAACTTCATGAAGGCCGCGAGCCAGCTCGGCTTCCGCTACGACACCAGCGGGGTCGACAACCAGGTCTGGCCGAACAAGCGCTACGGCCTGTGGGACCTGTCCATGCAGCTCGTGCCGTTCCCCGGTCACCGCTATGAACAACTCACCATGGACTACAACTTCATGGTCAACCAGTCCGGCACCCGCACCCAGGGCGATCCCGCCAAGTTCGAGTACTGGGGCGACCAGATGCGTGAGGGCCTGCTCGCCGGCTTCCACCGGGCCTACGACGGCAACCGCGCGCCCCTGGTCATCGGCAACCACTTCGAGTCCTGGAACGGCGGCACCTACATGCGGGCCGTCGACGACGTCGTCGAGCAGGTGTGCAACAAGCCCGAGGTGCGCTGCGTGTCCTTCCACCAATTGGCCGACTGGCTGGACGCGCAGGACCCGCAGGTCCTGGCGAAGCTGCGCACCCTGAACGTCGGCGAGGCCCCGAAGCAGGGCTGGGCGTCCTTCCTGGAGGGCCGCCCGGCCCCGGCACCGAAGGGCGTGCCGGGGGCGCCGGCCGCCAAGCGGTAGCCCCCCGTCACACGGGGGCGACGGCGCCCTCGCCCAGCACGAACGCGGGGTCGACCTGCGCCGCCAGGTCGGCCCCCGTGCGGGCGTTGCCCCACGCGTCGGCGTTCTTCAGATGGAAGTGCACCATCTGGCGTGTGTAGCGCTCTGCGTCGCGCAGCTCGTACGTCGCGTCCGCGGCGACCCGCAGGACCCGCAGGGCGCGGCGATTGGCGTCCTCCAGGAGCTCGAACCGGGGCGGGCGGCCCTTCTCCATGGCGCGCACCCAGTCGGAGTGTCCGAAGGTCCCCAGCAGGTCGTCCCCCACCTCGGCGCGCAGGAAGTCGAGGTCGTCCTGGCCCTGCACCTTGTTGCCGACGACCTTCAGGACGACGCCGTAGTCCCGGGCGTACTCCTTGTACTGGCGGTAGACGGAGACTCCCTTCCGGGTCGGTTCGGCGACGAGGAACGTGATGTCGAAGCGGGTGAACATGCCGGAGGCGAAGGAGTCCGAGCCCGCCGTCATGTCCACCACGACGTACTCGCCGCGCCCGTCCACCAGGTGGTTCAGGCACAGCTCCACCGCTCCCGTCTTGGAGTGGTAGCAGGCGACCCCGAGATCGGCTTCGGTGAAGGAACCGGTGACCATCAAACGGACGGCGCCGCCGTCGAGTTCCACCGGCCGGGCACAGGCGTCGTAGACCGGGTTGTCCTCGCACACCCGCAGCAGCCGTGAGCCCTCGCCGGGCGGGGTGGTCTTGATCATCGTCTCGGCGGAGGCGATACGCGGGTTGGAGCCGCGCAGGTACTCCTTGATCAGCGGCAGCCGGTCGCCCATCGCGGGAAGCGCGGCGGCCTCCGCCTCGTCGAGGCCGAGCGCGGCGCCCAGGTGCTGGTTGATGTCGGCGTCGACCGAGAGGACGGGCGCGCCGGCCGCCGCGAGGTGGCGGATGAACAGGGAGGACAGCGTCGTCTTGCCGCTGCCGCCCTTCCCGACGAAAGCAATTTTCATGTTCACGAAGCGTAGTCATCCGATAACTGTAAGTGGCATGCGTACGTGAAGAAGACCACTCGTTCGTGGGGTTCGCCCCCGGAATGGCTAGTGTCGTACTCATGAGTACGACAGGCGCTACCGTCGATCCGCTCGCCGCCCTGGGTTCGCTGCCCGGTGTGCCCGAGTCAGTGGAGTCCGTGCGCAAGGCCGTGGACCGGGTCTACGGGCACCGGGTCATGCGGCGCCGCAGCAACGAGATCACCTCCGAGGCGGCCCTGCGCGGCGCCCGCGGCTCGGCGGCGCTGTCCGGCGCCGACTGGGCTCTGGAGGAGGTGCGCCGACGGACCGACTTCAGCGGTGACGACGACGCGCGCGTGATGGGCGCGGCGCTCAGGCTCACCGCCGAGGCGGGACAGCTGCTGTCCATCTGGCGGCAGTCACCCCTGCGGGTGCTCGCCCGGCTGCACATGGTGGCCGCGGCGACCAATGGCGAGCAGGTCGGACGTCCGCGGCAGGCGGGCGAGCCCGTCGACGAGCCGCTGATCGAGCTGCCGCTGCCGGGCGCGGACGAGGTCCACGGCCGGCTGGAGGGCCTTGCCGAGCTCGTCATCGCGGGCAGTTCCGCCCCGGCCCTGGTGACGGCCGCCGTCGTCCATGGCGAACTCCTCGCGCTGCGCCCCTTCGCGTCCCACAACGGCCTCGTCGGGCGCACGGCCGAGCGCATCGTGCTGGTGGGCAGCGGTCTCGACCCGAAGTCCGTCTGCCCCGCCGAGGTCGGCCACGCCGAACTGGGCCGTGCGGCCTACCTGGCGGCGCTCGACGGCTATGTCTCGGGCACCCCGGACGG
The sequence above is drawn from the Streptomyces sp. SLBN-31 genome and encodes:
- a CDS encoding ATP-binding protein; translated protein: MKIAFVGKGGSGKTTLSSLFIRHLAAAGAPVLSVDADINQHLGAALGLDEAEAAALPAMGDRLPLIKEYLRGSNPRIASAETMIKTTPPGEGSRLLRVCEDNPVYDACARPVELDGGAVRLMVTGSFTEADLGVACYHSKTGAVELCLNHLVDGRGEYVVVDMTAGSDSFASGMFTRFDITFLVAEPTRKGVSVYRQYKEYARDYGVVLKVVGNKVQGQDDLDFLRAEVGDDLLGTFGHSDWVRAMEKGRPPRFELLEDANRRALRVLRVAADATYELRDAERYTRQMVHFHLKNADAWGNARTGADLAAQVDPAFVLGEGAVAPV
- a CDS encoding bifunctional SulP family inorganic anion transporter/carbonic anhydrase, coding for MSACTPTRATDPTRPERTNQSHSPPTPPHRRFHIDGADVSASVAVFLIALPLSLGIALATGAPLQAGLVAAAVGGLVAGRLGGSPLQVSGPAAGLTVVTADLIHRYGWRTTCAITVLAGLAQLGLGCLRVARGALAVSPAIVHGMLAGIGVTIAVAQLHIVLGGTPQSSVLANVRALPAQLANVHPAAVTVSVLTLALLLLWPRIPGRAGRHLRRVPAALIAVTGATTAASLTGLHLPRVDLPSWSSHALAGLPQGPALGLATAVLTTTLVCSVQSLLGAVAVDKLAAARPGPTPRAGRSDLNRELLGQGAANIVSGALGGLPVAGVAVRSSANVNAGAVSRNSTMLHGVLVVIAALLLVPLLQLIPLASLAALVMAVGIQMVSLHHIRTVTRHREVLVYAVTTLGVVVFGVLQGVLLGIAMAVAVSMHRLARTRITHDEQEGVHHVRVRGQLTFLAVPRLSRALHLVPRGAHAVVELDGSFMDHAAYESLQDWRNTHTAQGGTVELTGRRTGLNTGGPDPGADPGADRAAEPGTTTAAGDATASVGCRCHPWTPWRNHQCQHPRPAPADAHQAPAAGRSGHQLARGISAFQHKTAPLVRGELARLAREGQRPSQLFLTCADSRLVTSMITSSGPGDLFVVRNVGNLVPPPGEGSGDDSVAAAIEYAVDVLKVRSVTVCGHSGCGAMQALLDAEPGRARTPLERWLRNGLPSLERMADSDRPWARLAGRTPADAVEQLCLTNVVQQLEHLRAHESVARALEEGTLELHGMYFHVGEAQAYLLTGAREEQVFGHVGVADVTS
- the acs gene encoding acetate--CoA ligase codes for the protein MSNESLANLLKEERRFEPPADLAANANVTAEAYEQAKADRLGFWAEQARRLAWAKEPTETLDWSNPPFAKWFKDGALNVAYNCVDRHVEAGNGDRVAIHFEGEPGDGRAITYAELKDEVSKAANALLELGVQAGDRVAIYMPMIPETAVAMLACARIGAAHSVVFGGFSADALATRIQDADARVVITSDGGYRRGKPSALKPAVDEAVGKAGNVEHVLVVRRTGQEVAWSEGRDVWWHEIVDRQSAEHTPEPFDAEHPLFILYTSGTTGKPKGILHTSGGYLTQTAYTHHAVFDLKPETDVYWCTADVGWVTGHSYIVYGPLANGATQVMYEGTPDTPHQGRFWEIVQKYGVTILYTAPTAIRTFMKWGDDIPAKFDLSSLRVLGSVGEPINPEAWIWYRKNIGADATPVVDTWWQTETGAMMISPLPGVTAAKPGSAQTPLPGISATVVDDEANEVPNGGGGYLVLTEPWPSMLRTIWGDDERFIDTYWSRFEGKYFAGDGAKKDDDGDIWLLGRVDDVMLVSGHNISTTEVESALVSHPSVAEAAVVGATDETTGQAIVAFVILRGTAAETEDLIAELRNHVGATLGPIAKPKRILPVAELPKTRSGKIMRRLLRDVAENRQLGDVTTLTDSTVMDLIQSKLPAASSED